The proteins below are encoded in one region of Aquisphaera giovannonii:
- a CDS encoding sigma factor-like helix-turn-helix DNA-binding protein encodes MPETQPRPGAKTPPPPDVGDLDGFRDYLRALTWKWIPADLRGRVDPSDLIQETLLRAHRDRDRFRGGEAEAEAGAGGDAGPDARAAARAGWLKQILAARLADRLRELGRARGVSLHDLDRSSAGMEHLIPACLSTPSAGLQSEEKALLVARLLARLPREQAEAIVLKHCEGLPVQDVARHMNRSPQAIGGLLRRGLRTLRELAATRDFEDLRPRTE; translated from the coding sequence ATGCCCGAGACCCAGCCCAGGCCCGGCGCGAAGACCCCGCCCCCGCCCGACGTCGGCGACCTGGACGGCTTCCGCGACTACCTCCGGGCGCTCACCTGGAAGTGGATCCCGGCCGACCTGCGGGGCCGCGTCGACCCGTCCGACCTGATCCAGGAGACCCTCCTCCGCGCCCATCGCGACCGCGACCGCTTCCGGGGCGGCGAGGCCGAGGCCGAGGCCGGCGCCGGAGGGGATGCCGGCCCCGACGCCCGCGCCGCGGCCAGGGCCGGGTGGCTGAAGCAGATCCTCGCCGCCCGCCTGGCCGACCGGCTGCGGGAGCTCGGGCGGGCCCGCGGCGTCTCGCTCCACGACCTGGACCGCAGCAGCGCCGGGATGGAGCACCTGATCCCGGCCTGCCTCAGCACCCCCAGCGCCGGCCTACAATCCGAGGAGAAGGCCCTGCTGGTCGCGCGGCTGCTCGCGCGGCTCCCCCGCGAGCAGGCGGAGGCGATCGTCCTGAAGCACTGCGAGGGGCTGCCGGTGCAGGACGTGGCCCGCCACATGAACCGGTCGCCGCAGGCGATCGGCGGCCTGCTACGCCGCGGGCTCCGGACGCTCCGCGAGCTGGCCGCCACCCGCGACTTCGAGGACCTCCGGCCGAGGACCGAGTGA
- a CDS encoding efflux RND transporter permease subunit, with amino-acid sequence MAEGSTRRSGSANPTVLAMDHPVTLMMVVLGLISLGMLAYNKMRVDIFPSLNTPKIYVFFDFIGMSPDQIEGFIVNELELYFQYVDGIQDIKSRNIQQVGLIELGFFNGTEMGQAMAQVVAMSDRAMAWMPPGALPPMIMRMDAGSVPIGYLVFNSEGDKTSIGAMGDLAQNVIRPLVQKNVPGTVAISPFGPNMRSIVIDVDPRKLLQYNLNPQDLIEALAQGNVVIPAGNLYIKDSMPIVHNNATVVDVHKLGDIPIKLGQNVYMRDVATIRDDTDITYGYALVNGKKAIHLPIIKKDTGSTLTVVADVHKAMPQFRAAVPPDVKISFEFDESPTVVHAVESVATEGAIGAGLTGLMILLFLRDLRSVIVVVCNIPLALIGSLFGLWVTGNTINIMSLGGMALAIGILVDEATVTIENTHVQMARTPRVATAVLHASNATAVPRLLALLCILSVFIPAFIMEDPLRSLFMPLTLAVGFAMVSSYLLSSTFVPIMSVYLLKHKAHEDAGGGLFGRVERAYKGMVEWLLGFRLILVGAYLAACVAVLAILGLQVGQELFPQIDSGEFVLRFRPPPGSNFELTREMGLQCLKEIEREAGQGQVEISMGFVGQVAPNFGINNMVLFMRGPDDGQLRVKLVESTDIKLDAFRERLRQVLPERVGAWMASRLEQGGGTGGLPPDQAKKLADQCTFGFEPGDIVSQVMSFGSSRPIAVRIIGTDYGDVRKHAEAVAARLKGTAHLRDVNFEQTLDYPSVEIEIDRELAGLVGITPMHVKRALVMATSSTRFSNLNYWINDKTGFDYLVQLQVPPLQLDKPEDIEELPLESVNPLVPLMVRDVLKDGRVHTSVRPGEYDRDMSQRFLTVLANVEGEDLGRAARRVRQAVDSLGEPPRGVRVEEQGSLPQMTQMFTSLGIGLGVAVFVIVVLLTAYFQSPRLAIISVGAVPGVLAGIVTMLLLTNTTLNIESFMGSIMCLGVSVSNSVMMVTFMDEHWKAGKPSAEAALLGASERLRPILMTACAMTVGMVPMALALEKGSQMEAPLGRAVIGGLVMSTFATLIVLPSIFALVIGRRQPASPSIYPGNPESPHFDPEMDLLEGEGEGNGHENGNGNGNGYDGHHEAGGPEGS; translated from the coding sequence GTGGCCGAGGGCAGCACGCGGCGATCGGGCTCGGCGAATCCCACGGTCCTGGCGATGGACCACCCCGTCACGCTGATGATGGTGGTCCTCGGCCTCATCAGCCTGGGGATGCTCGCCTACAATAAAATGCGGGTGGACATCTTCCCCTCGCTCAACACGCCCAAGATCTACGTCTTCTTCGACTTCATCGGCATGAGCCCCGACCAGATCGAGGGCTTCATCGTCAACGAGCTGGAGCTGTATTTCCAGTACGTGGACGGCATCCAGGACATCAAGTCCCGGAACATCCAGCAGGTCGGCCTGATCGAGCTGGGCTTCTTCAACGGCACCGAGATGGGGCAGGCCATGGCGCAGGTGGTCGCCATGTCCGACCGCGCCATGGCCTGGATGCCCCCCGGGGCGTTGCCGCCGATGATCATGCGCATGGACGCCGGCAGCGTGCCCATCGGCTACCTGGTCTTCAACAGCGAGGGGGACAAGACCTCCATCGGCGCCATGGGCGACCTCGCCCAGAACGTCATCCGGCCGCTCGTGCAGAAGAACGTGCCCGGCACGGTGGCCATCAGCCCCTTCGGGCCGAACATGCGGTCGATCGTCATCGACGTGGACCCCCGCAAGCTGCTCCAGTACAACCTCAACCCCCAGGACCTCATCGAGGCCCTGGCGCAGGGGAACGTCGTGATCCCGGCGGGGAACCTGTACATCAAGGACTCGATGCCGATCGTCCACAACAACGCCACGGTGGTGGACGTCCACAAGCTGGGGGACATCCCCATCAAGCTCGGGCAGAACGTCTACATGCGCGACGTGGCGACGATCCGCGACGACACCGACATCACCTACGGCTACGCGCTGGTCAACGGCAAGAAGGCCATCCACCTGCCGATCATCAAGAAGGACACCGGCTCCACGCTCACGGTCGTCGCCGACGTCCACAAGGCCATGCCCCAATTCCGCGCCGCCGTGCCGCCGGACGTGAAGATCAGCTTCGAGTTCGACGAGTCGCCCACCGTCGTCCACGCGGTCGAGAGCGTGGCGACCGAGGGCGCCATCGGCGCCGGGCTGACCGGGCTGATGATCCTGCTGTTCCTCCGCGACCTGCGGAGCGTGATCGTCGTCGTCTGCAACATCCCCCTGGCGCTGATCGGCTCGCTGTTCGGGCTCTGGGTGACGGGCAACACGATCAACATCATGTCCCTGGGCGGCATGGCGCTGGCGATCGGCATCCTCGTGGACGAGGCGACGGTGACGATCGAGAACACCCACGTCCAGATGGCCCGGACCCCTCGGGTCGCCACGGCCGTGCTGCACGCCAGCAACGCGACGGCCGTCCCCCGGCTGCTGGCGCTGCTCTGCATCCTCTCGGTGTTCATCCCGGCGTTCATCATGGAGGACCCCCTGCGCTCGCTGTTCATGCCGCTGACGCTGGCGGTCGGCTTCGCGATGGTCTCCTCCTACCTGCTCTCCAGCACGTTCGTGCCGATCATGAGCGTGTACCTGCTGAAGCACAAGGCGCACGAGGACGCCGGGGGCGGGCTCTTCGGCCGGGTCGAGCGGGCCTACAAGGGGATGGTGGAGTGGCTGCTCGGGTTCCGCCTGATCCTGGTGGGGGCCTACCTCGCCGCCTGCGTCGCCGTGCTCGCCATCCTCGGGCTCCAGGTCGGCCAGGAGCTCTTCCCGCAGATCGACTCCGGCGAGTTCGTCCTGCGGTTCCGGCCGCCGCCGGGCTCGAACTTCGAGCTGACGCGGGAGATGGGCCTGCAGTGCCTCAAGGAGATCGAGCGCGAGGCCGGGCAGGGCCAGGTGGAGATCTCCATGGGCTTCGTCGGCCAGGTGGCCCCGAACTTCGGCATCAACAACATGGTGCTGTTCATGCGGGGGCCCGACGACGGCCAGCTCCGCGTGAAGCTCGTGGAGTCCACCGACATCAAGCTCGACGCCTTCCGCGAGCGGCTCCGCCAGGTGCTCCCGGAGCGCGTGGGCGCCTGGATGGCCAGCCGCCTGGAGCAGGGGGGCGGCACCGGCGGCCTGCCGCCGGACCAGGCGAAGAAGCTGGCGGACCAATGCACGTTCGGGTTCGAGCCGGGCGACATCGTCAGCCAGGTCATGAGCTTCGGCTCCTCACGGCCGATCGCCGTCCGGATCATCGGCACCGACTACGGCGACGTCCGCAAGCACGCCGAGGCCGTGGCCGCCCGGCTGAAGGGCACGGCGCACCTCCGCGACGTCAACTTCGAGCAGACGCTCGACTACCCGTCGGTGGAGATCGAGATCGACCGCGAGCTCGCCGGCCTCGTGGGCATCACGCCCATGCACGTGAAGCGCGCCCTGGTCATGGCCACGTCCTCCACGCGGTTCTCGAACCTGAACTACTGGATCAACGACAAGACGGGCTTCGACTACCTGGTGCAGCTCCAGGTGCCGCCCCTGCAGCTGGACAAGCCGGAGGACATCGAGGAGCTGCCGCTGGAGTCGGTCAACCCGCTCGTCCCCCTGATGGTCCGCGACGTGCTGAAGGACGGCCGGGTCCACACGAGCGTCCGGCCCGGCGAGTACGACCGCGACATGTCCCAGCGCTTCCTCACGGTGCTGGCCAACGTGGAGGGCGAGGACCTCGGCCGCGCCGCCAGGCGGGTCCGGCAGGCCGTCGACTCCCTGGGCGAGCCGCCCCGCGGCGTCCGCGTGGAGGAGCAGGGCTCGCTGCCGCAGATGACCCAGATGTTCACGTCCCTGGGCATCGGCCTGGGCGTGGCCGTGTTCGTGATCGTCGTCCTGCTGACGGCCTACTTCCAGTCCCCCCGTCTGGCGATCATCTCGGTGGGCGCCGTGCCGGGCGTGCTGGCCGGGATCGTGACGATGCTGCTGCTCACGAACACCACGCTGAACATCGAGTCGTTCATGGGCTCGATCATGTGCCTGGGCGTCTCGGTGTCCAACTCGGTGATGATGGTCACGTTCATGGACGAGCACTGGAAGGCCGGCAAGCCCTCCGCCGAGGCCGCCCTGCTGGGCGCCAGCGAGCGGCTGCGGCCGATCCTGATGACCGCATGCGCCATGACCGTGGGCATGGTCCCCATGGCGCTGGCGCTGGAGAAGGGGAGCCAGATGGAGGCCCCCCTCGGCCGCGCGGTCATCGGCGGGCTGGTGATGTCCACCTTCGCCACCCTGATCGTGCTCCCCTCGATCTTCGCCCTGGTCATCGGGCGGCGGCAGCCCGCGTCCCCGTCGATCTACCCGGGCAACCCGGAGAGCCCGCACTTCGACCCCGAGATGGACCTCCTCGAGGGCGAGGGCGAGGGCAACGGCCACGAGAACGGCAACGGCAACGGCAACGGCTACGACGGGCATCACGAGGCGGGAGGGCCGGAGGGATCATGA
- a CDS encoding efflux RND transporter periplasmic adaptor subunit, protein MAALVMAAGCAKEEEKAAPSVAHAPEIQVTRASPRKIVRVVGQPSFVQSYEQTAIYAKLASYIEKWNVDIGDAVRKGDVLADLFVPELREEWESRKATVEFDAERVRVAEKDVEVAAARVRASAAKLEEAKAILAKYQAEVDRWDVQVKRIQGEVDKQVIAPQILLESQNQLRSSAAARDAAKATISTAAADLQADDASLDRAKVNVAAAKAELSVARSEAKRVEALVGYLKLYAPFDGIVVARNANTWDFVLPRTGDPSAGARSPDLSPGQQAAPVYVVDRTDIVRIFVDVPERDANFVHVGSEARVKLWAYKDEWLPASVTRLSWALNVKSRTLRAEIDMPNPGAKILPGMYAYGRIVIERPGVLAIPESALVQAGGKSFVWLYEGGKSRRTEVQTGVEDGRWIEVTNRRVGNPSGDPFGDEWRAMDGSEQILIGSNLSILSEGAEVKVTGPSPDVPGAGGGDAKGSSPAAAGEEAAQAGPAPTPDAEPPPSEARPRPAASTNTNPPGPTAGS, encoded by the coding sequence ATGGCCGCCCTGGTGATGGCGGCGGGCTGCGCGAAGGAGGAGGAGAAGGCCGCCCCGAGCGTCGCGCATGCGCCGGAGATCCAGGTGACCCGGGCGTCCCCGCGGAAGATCGTCCGGGTCGTCGGCCAGCCGAGCTTCGTGCAGAGCTACGAGCAGACGGCGATCTACGCCAAGCTCGCCTCGTACATCGAGAAGTGGAACGTGGACATCGGCGACGCCGTCCGCAAGGGGGACGTCCTGGCGGACCTCTTCGTGCCCGAGCTCCGCGAGGAGTGGGAGTCGAGGAAGGCCACCGTCGAGTTCGACGCCGAGCGGGTCCGCGTCGCCGAGAAGGACGTGGAGGTGGCCGCCGCCCGCGTGCGGGCGTCCGCGGCCAAGCTCGAGGAGGCCAAGGCGATCCTGGCCAAGTACCAGGCCGAGGTCGACCGCTGGGACGTCCAGGTGAAGCGGATCCAGGGCGAGGTGGACAAGCAGGTCATCGCCCCCCAGATCCTCCTGGAGTCGCAGAACCAGCTCCGGTCCTCGGCCGCCGCGCGGGACGCGGCGAAGGCGACGATCTCCACGGCGGCGGCGGACCTCCAGGCCGACGACGCGTCGCTGGACCGGGCGAAGGTCAACGTCGCCGCGGCGAAGGCCGAGCTGTCCGTCGCCCGCAGCGAGGCCAAGCGGGTGGAGGCGCTCGTCGGCTACCTGAAGCTCTACGCCCCGTTCGACGGCATCGTCGTGGCCCGCAACGCCAACACCTGGGACTTCGTCCTGCCGAGGACCGGGGATCCCTCCGCCGGCGCCCGCTCGCCGGACCTCTCCCCCGGCCAGCAGGCCGCCCCCGTCTACGTGGTGGACCGCACCGACATCGTCCGCATCTTCGTGGACGTCCCGGAGCGGGACGCCAACTTCGTGCACGTCGGCTCGGAGGCGCGCGTCAAGCTCTGGGCGTACAAGGACGAGTGGCTCCCGGCCTCGGTCACGCGGCTCTCCTGGGCCCTCAACGTGAAGAGCCGGACGCTGCGGGCCGAGATCGACATGCCCAACCCCGGGGCCAAGATCCTGCCGGGGATGTACGCCTACGGCCGGATCGTCATCGAGCGGCCCGGGGTCCTCGCGATCCCCGAGTCGGCCCTGGTGCAGGCCGGCGGCAAGTCGTTCGTCTGGCTCTATGAGGGGGGCAAGTCCCGCCGCACGGAGGTCCAGACCGGGGTCGAGGACGGCCGCTGGATCGAGGTCACCAACCGCCGCGTCGGCAACCCATCCGGCGACCCGTTCGGCGACGAGTGGCGGGCGATGGACGGGTCCGAGCAGATCCTCATCGGCAGCAACCTCTCGATCCTCAGCGAGGGCGCCGAGGTGAAGGTCACCGGCCCGTCGCCGGACGTCCCCGGCGCGGGCGGGGGCGACGCCAAGGGCAGCAGCCCGGCCGCCGCCGGCGAGGAGGCCGCCCAGGCGGGCCCCGCGCCGACGCCGGACGCCGAGCCCCCCCCATCCGAGGCCCGGCCCCGCCCGGCGGCCTCGACGAACACGAACCCCCCCGGCCCGACCGCCGGATCCTGA
- a CDS encoding tetratricopeptide repeat protein: MAEHSDEGRGDGTTIVTPREGAHVAAPPHHAGRADRPAGGPSRWGTLLPAALVCLAAGAAGAWGYSHFFGGGKSRDESGASKGSSSAPDARKDAASAPAGGGQDSGRLKDAQSAWADAVKELKAARDAEAQARRSADESRAVLGFLERTLLAGRGSGDGALPKAFWSGGQGGNPTLRQAVDAAESQVGATFGDRPLAEASVREALGQAYLALDDAAKGVKQYERALALRQALQGSTAADTSACRNKLAVAYRMAGLTAEGERLFQATPDSAERAAALAVQGAMLLAGKKPAEAELPLRECVTIRRKLMPDDWSTFDAESALGQALLDQRKFVEAEPVLAESYEGLSRNSGAIPAADRPAVSRARDRLVKLYEAWGKPEQAAKWKADAPKSAPASPSPPTPPSAPR; encoded by the coding sequence ATGGCAGAGCACAGCGACGAGGGGCGGGGCGACGGGACCACGATCGTGACGCCCCGCGAGGGGGCGCATGTCGCGGCCCCGCCGCACCACGCCGGCCGGGCCGACCGCCCCGCCGGCGGCCCGTCCCGCTGGGGCACGCTGCTCCCCGCGGCGCTCGTGTGCCTGGCCGCCGGCGCCGCCGGCGCCTGGGGGTACTCGCACTTCTTCGGCGGGGGGAAGTCCCGGGATGAGTCCGGGGCGAGCAAGGGGTCGAGCTCCGCGCCGGACGCCCGGAAGGACGCGGCCTCGGCGCCGGCCGGCGGCGGGCAGGACTCGGGGCGGCTCAAGGACGCGCAGTCGGCGTGGGCCGACGCGGTGAAGGAGCTGAAGGCGGCCCGCGACGCCGAGGCGCAGGCCCGGCGGTCGGCCGACGAGTCCCGCGCGGTGCTCGGCTTCCTCGAGCGGACGCTGCTGGCGGGCCGGGGCTCGGGCGACGGCGCGCTGCCCAAGGCGTTCTGGAGCGGCGGCCAGGGGGGCAACCCGACCCTCCGCCAGGCCGTGGACGCGGCCGAGTCGCAGGTGGGCGCCACGTTCGGCGACCGGCCGCTCGCCGAGGCCTCCGTGCGCGAGGCCCTGGGCCAGGCCTACCTCGCCCTGGACGACGCCGCGAAGGGGGTCAAGCAGTACGAGCGGGCCCTCGCGCTGCGGCAGGCGTTGCAGGGCTCCACCGCCGCCGACACGTCCGCCTGCCGGAACAAGCTGGCCGTCGCCTACCGGATGGCCGGGCTCACCGCCGAGGGGGAGCGGCTCTTCCAGGCCACGCCGGATTCGGCCGAGCGCGCCGCCGCCCTGGCCGTCCAGGGGGCGATGCTCCTGGCCGGCAAGAAGCCCGCCGAGGCCGAGCTGCCCCTCCGCGAGTGCGTGACCATCCGCCGCAAGCTCATGCCCGACGACTGGTCCACCTTCGACGCCGAGTCGGCCCTCGGCCAGGCACTCCTGGACCAGCGCAAGTTCGTCGAGGCCGAGCCGGTGCTCGCCGAGTCCTACGAGGGCCTCTCCAGGAACTCGGGCGCCATCCCGGCCGCCGACAGGCCCGCCGTCTCCCGGGCCCGCGACCGCCTCGTCAAGCTCTACGAGGCCTGGGGCAAGCCCGAGCAGGCCGCGAAGTGGAAGGCCGACGCGCCGAAGTCCGCCCCCGCGAGCCCCTCGCCGCCGACGCCGCCCTCCGCCCCGCGCTGA
- a CDS encoding DUF433 domain-containing protein, producing MSGLAFQAEAPPLRADAGGTVRVGETRLTLDLIVEQYENGMTPEDLVRAYDALALTDAYAVIAYYLRHRDEVRAYLAGRAVEAWDLRQEIEARGPRPSRAALLARRGEREGSDAPASE from the coding sequence ATGAGCGGACTGGCGTTCCAGGCGGAAGCTCCTCCCTTGAGGGCCGATGCGGGGGGGACGGTCCGGGTCGGTGAGACTCGCCTCACGCTCGACCTGATCGTCGAGCAATACGAGAACGGCATGACGCCGGAAGACCTCGTCCGCGCCTACGACGCCCTCGCGTTGACCGACGCCTACGCCGTCATCGCCTACTATCTCCGGCATCGCGACGAAGTGCGGGCCTACCTCGCGGGGCGGGCGGTCGAGGCGTGGGACCTTCGGCAAGAGATCGAGGCCCGGGGCCCTCGCCCATCCAGGGCGGCGCTGCTGGCCCGCCGCGGCGAGCGGGAGGGTTCGGATGCTCCGGCTAGCGAGTGA
- a CDS encoding DUF5615 family PIN-like protein: protein MLRLASDADVHGELIRGLRRRQPALDLIRVQDALPEGTPDPEVLAWAAAERRVLLTP, encoded by the coding sequence ATGCTCCGGCTAGCGAGTGACGCCGACGTCCACGGCGAGCTGATCCGCGGCCTCCGGCGCCGCCAGCCGGCCCTCGACTTGATCCGCGTCCAGGACGCCCTCCCGGAAGGGACGCCCGATCCCGAAGTCCTCGCCTGGGCTGCGGCCGAGAGGCGGGTGTTGCTCACCCCATGA
- a CDS encoding hemerythrin domain-containing protein encodes MFEFLTANPAVALLKADHDRVKELFDRFEAAKTRPARVKIVRAALVELKVHAAIEEELFYPAVRKPVGKDIMNEADEEHHVAKLLIAELDAMDGTEDHFDAKFHVLAENVRHHIQEEEGEMLPKAQKVKLDFAALADKMTARKEKLLASGVPPVGEDAMVKASRGKGDSSARAAKRKPPKLPKRRS; translated from the coding sequence ATGTTCGAGTTCTTGACCGCGAATCCGGCCGTGGCCCTCCTGAAGGCGGATCACGACCGGGTGAAGGAGCTGTTCGACCGGTTCGAGGCGGCGAAGACCCGGCCGGCGAGGGTGAAGATCGTCCGCGCGGCGCTGGTCGAGCTGAAGGTCCACGCCGCGATCGAGGAGGAGCTGTTCTACCCGGCCGTCCGCAAGCCGGTCGGCAAGGACATCATGAACGAGGCCGACGAGGAGCACCACGTCGCCAAGCTCCTGATCGCCGAGCTCGACGCGATGGACGGGACGGAGGACCACTTCGACGCCAAGTTCCACGTCCTGGCGGAGAACGTCCGCCACCACATCCAGGAAGAGGAAGGCGAGATGCTGCCGAAGGCCCAGAAGGTCAAGCTGGACTTCGCGGCCCTCGCGGACAAGATGACCGCCCGCAAGGAGAAGCTCCTCGCCTCCGGCGTGCCCCCCGTCGGCGAGGACGCCATGGTCAAGGCCTCCCGCGGCAAGGGCGACTCGTCCGCGCGGGCCGCCAAGCGGAAGCCGCCGAAGCTCCCGAAACGCCGGTCATGA
- a CDS encoding REP-associated tyrosine transposase, translated as MSEYRLWHVPGATYFFTVVTQDRAPMFLDPAAVKRLGVVMRTVRSKRPFRTIAAVLLPDHLHCIWSLPRGDSDFSGRWRWIKGAFTEHWLDEGGSETDPSASRVRKGERGIWQRRFWEHRIQDEDDLERHADYIHYNPVKHGLARRPADWPWSSFLRHVRLGQYAADWGRTEPTPPVTQPGE; from the coding sequence ATGTCGGAATATCGTCTCTGGCACGTGCCCGGCGCGACCTACTTCTTCACCGTGGTGACACAGGATCGCGCCCCGATGTTCCTCGATCCGGCGGCCGTGAAGCGGCTCGGAGTCGTGATGCGGACGGTTCGATCGAAGCGCCCGTTCCGGACGATCGCGGCGGTGCTGCTCCCCGATCATCTGCACTGCATCTGGTCACTCCCGCGAGGCGACTCCGACTTCTCCGGCCGGTGGCGGTGGATCAAAGGGGCGTTCACCGAGCACTGGCTCGACGAAGGGGGGAGCGAAACGGACCCGTCGGCCTCGCGAGTCCGGAAGGGGGAGCGCGGCATCTGGCAGCGAAGGTTCTGGGAGCATCGGATCCAGGACGAGGACGACCTGGAGCGACATGCGGATTACATCCACTACAACCCGGTCAAGCACGGACTCGCCAGGAGGCCCGCGGACTGGCCGTGGTCCAGCTTCTTGCGGCATGTCCGGCTCGGGCAATATGCCGCGGATTGGGGGAGGACGGAGCCGACCCCGCCCGTCACGCAGCCGGGCGAATGA
- a CDS encoding helix-turn-helix domain-containing protein: MKSPKVRRPLAERLKTSLEEAIQHARDEITLKVTVVELPDEPPEIDAPTLVAIRDQSRMSQAVFARLLNVSSKTVQSWEQGLRTPSHAARRLIQIYIQHPEAVCQTVGLPPVKLQGVTIEKEATGRHRIVVRGAGTVLKAKAPRPKPAR; encoded by the coding sequence ATGAAGTCCCCCAAAGTCCGGAGGCCGCTTGCCGAGAGATTGAAGACGAGCCTGGAAGAAGCGATCCAGCATGCCCGAGACGAGATCACGCTGAAGGTCACCGTCGTCGAACTGCCGGACGAGCCCCCCGAGATCGACGCCCCGACCCTGGTCGCCATCCGGGACCAGTCGAGGATGTCGCAGGCCGTCTTCGCCCGGTTGCTCAACGTGTCGTCCAAGACCGTGCAGAGCTGGGAACAAGGACTCCGGACCCCTTCCCATGCCGCACGCCGCCTGATCCAGATCTACATCCAGCACCCCGAGGCTGTCTGCCAGACCGTGGGACTGCCCCCGGTCAAGCTCCAGGGCGTGACGATCGAGAAGGAGGCTACGGGACGTCACAGGATCGTGGTCCGAGGCGCCGGGACGGTCCTGAAGGCGAAGGCCCCTCGACCGAAGCCCGCCCGCTAG
- a CDS encoding NB-ARC domain-containing protein: MSSVLNGPQMKELSQAIEAAYTMADLARLLKYELDIDLEREFGTGSLTSVVFNMINWFNARGHINDLLRVITNDRPENHMVQQVVHRLLDRLPSQGSGSSESVARGSQDTVPLQNLPTRATEIVGRDDALKQISACFNESRARGLPSEYVVHGHGGLGKTSLAVEYALLHAGKYPGGVFFLRCSMQLDNAISELDFYKTQRQNNLDNNSPTVLFKKHLLDSTKPVLLILDDVQTLQEWTNIHGSGFASIKGVDVLITTKLSRLPVSQVYPLCPLTTEDGISLLSKFRADANSNSNHEASAEIAHRVGGIPFALSIIGIYMRKNPALPWREYQKSLTEHGLETLRQTEELAGTIPGKYAVPIDKIMNDLLQSLSEAERRAIEYTAILSTINPMEYILIGILKHDKSLAFRPIPGYSDPATSIIDTLARDGILLSQGERGLRHLGLHELLRQKVLDDLRSNRKNLDSLHAGLFQYAFYLMDFEPIATSEVEDKIKTMRLLTSHSYSLEILQLLHREGHIHDLDSVIAFRNQHLDSIISARKLATRLGGETVFKLSYRFPLQVHLSIQVCVKTQDITRAQELIAHHNGRMTVTEAKEGTIYIIFITTS; this comes from the coding sequence ATGTCGTCTGTCTTGAATGGGCCACAGATGAAGGAGCTGAGCCAGGCTATTGAGGCTGCCTACACGATGGCTGACCTGGCTCGTCTACTGAAATACGAGTTGGATATAGACTTGGAGCGTGAATTCGGCACTGGAAGTTTGACTTCGGTAGTCTTTAACATGATAAACTGGTTTAATGCAAGGGGACACATCAATGATCTTTTACGTGTGATCACTAATGATCGTCCCGAGAATCACATGGTGCAGCAGGTAGTACACAGACTCTTGGATCGCCTGCCATCCCAAGGCTCTGGATCATCCGAATCAGTTGCGCGTGGATCGCAGGATACTGTTCCTCTGCAGAATCTACCCACCCGAGCCACTGAAATAGTAGGTAGAGATGATGCGTTAAAGCAGATCTCCGCATGTTTTAACGAATCTCGGGCGCGAGGATTGCCCAGCGAGTACGTGGTTCATGGGCACGGCGGTCTCGGCAAAACATCGCTGGCTGTCGAATACGCACTCCTGCACGCAGGGAAATACCCCGGAGGAGTATTTTTCTTGCGATGCTCAATGCAACTAGATAACGCGATATCGGAACTCGACTTCTACAAGACACAGCGCCAAAATAACTTAGACAATAACTCTCCCACAGTATTATTTAAGAAGCATCTTTTAGACTCCACTAAACCTGTCCTTCTTATACTGGACGACGTTCAGACCTTACAAGAATGGACCAATATTCACGGCTCGGGATTTGCATCTATAAAAGGCGTCGATGTTTTAATAACCACCAAGCTCTCGCGTCTGCCTGTATCCCAAGTGTATCCTCTGTGCCCACTAACTACAGAGGACGGCATTTCGCTCCTCTCCAAATTTCGTGCGGACGCAAATTCGAACAGCAATCACGAAGCATCCGCAGAGATTGCCCACCGGGTCGGCGGCATTCCATTTGCATTATCCATCATAGGCATCTACATGAGAAAGAACCCAGCATTACCCTGGCGCGAATACCAAAAGAGCTTAACGGAGCATGGCCTAGAGACGCTCCGCCAAACAGAAGAACTCGCGGGCACAATCCCTGGAAAATATGCAGTGCCCATCGACAAAATTATGAATGACTTGCTTCAGTCGCTCTCTGAAGCGGAAAGACGGGCAATCGAGTATACCGCGATACTATCGACCATTAATCCGATGGAGTATATACTGATCGGCATTCTTAAACATGACAAAAGCCTTGCATTTAGACCAATTCCAGGCTACTCCGATCCTGCAACTTCTATAATCGATACCCTGGCAAGAGATGGGATACTGCTTTCCCAAGGAGAGCGAGGACTGCGACATCTAGGCTTGCACGAATTGCTCCGCCAGAAGGTTTTAGACGACCTACGCAGCAACCGCAAGAATCTAGATTCGTTGCACGCTGGCCTATTCCAGTACGCGTTCTACCTAATGGACTTTGAGCCCATTGCAACCTCGGAGGTCGAGGACAAAATTAAGACGATGAGGCTGCTAACTTCACACTCGTACTCCCTTGAAATTCTTCAGTTGCTCCACCGCGAGGGGCATATACACGACCTCGATTCGGTTATTGCGTTCCGCAATCAACATCTGGACTCCATAATATCGGCAAGAAAACTAGCGACTCGCCTTGGTGGTGAGACAGTGTTCAAATTGAGTTACAGGTTTCCGCTTCAAGTTCATCTTTCCATTCAGGTCTGCGTGAAAACTCAGGACATCACACGAGCCCAAGAGTTGATAGCACACCACAACGGCAGAATGACGGTTACCGAAGCAAAAGAAGGGACAATCTATATCATTTTCATCACTACTTCTTAA